The following proteins are encoded in a genomic region of Alistipes shahii WAL 8301:
- a CDS encoding DUF4293 domain-containing protein encodes MMIQRIQTLYLLIIAALMAVTLFSGLAWFAGDAGEFGLYAFGLKTAEGELVQSTVYMGVLLALACALPLVTIFLFRRRLLQIRLCVVEMVLLLGSLVMEGVYYFLSWRVFSDLTFHTQGFKPAIVLPLVCLLFAYLAARAIFRDELLVRAADRIR; translated from the coding sequence ATGATGATACAACGAATCCAAACGCTTTATTTGCTGATCATTGCGGCGCTTATGGCCGTGACGCTCTTTTCGGGGCTGGCGTGGTTTGCGGGTGACGCCGGCGAGTTCGGGCTTTACGCCTTCGGGTTGAAAACCGCCGAAGGGGAGCTTGTCCAGTCCACCGTCTATATGGGCGTCCTGCTGGCGCTGGCCTGTGCGCTGCCGCTGGTGACGATTTTCCTGTTCCGTCGCCGTTTGCTGCAAATACGCCTCTGTGTGGTGGAAATGGTGTTGCTGTTAGGCTCGCTGGTGATGGAAGGCGTCTATTACTTTTTGAGCTGGCGGGTCTTCTCCGACCTGACGTTCCATACGCAGGGCTTCAAGCCCGCCATTGTGCTGCCTCTGGTCTGCCTGCTGTTTGCCTATTTGGCGGCCCGTGCGATTTTCCGCGACGAACTGCTGGTGCGCGCAGCCGACAGAATACGCTGA
- a CDS encoding glycosyltransferase family 2 protein yields MDKLNISVVVPLYNEAESLPELAAWIDRVMRENGFSYELILIDDGSSDGSWEEVERLKTQYPAIRGIGFARNYGKSAALYCGFAAAEGEVVITMDADLQDSPDEIPELRRMILEEGYDLVSGWKKKRHDPIGKRWPSKFFNWTARAASGIRLHDFNCGLKAYRRKVVKAIEVYGEMHRFIPFLAKQAGFGRIGEKVVDHRARKYGSSKFGLERTVKGYLDLITVLFMTHFGRSPMYFFGSLGTLMFLMGGGTTVWIIAEKLWKQSRALPLRAVTDQPLFYLAILAVILGVQLFLAGFLGELINRGSSERNKYLIDKTL; encoded by the coding sequence ATGGATAAACTGAATATATCGGTCGTCGTGCCGCTCTACAACGAGGCGGAGTCCCTGCCCGAACTGGCGGCATGGATCGACCGCGTGATGCGCGAAAACGGGTTTTCGTACGAGCTTATTCTGATCGACGACGGTTCGTCGGACGGCTCGTGGGAGGAGGTCGAACGGCTCAAGACGCAGTATCCGGCCATCCGGGGCATCGGTTTCGCGCGCAACTACGGCAAGTCCGCGGCCCTCTACTGCGGATTCGCGGCTGCGGAAGGCGAGGTCGTCATTACGATGGACGCCGACTTGCAGGATTCGCCCGACGAAATCCCCGAGCTGCGCCGCATGATCCTCGAAGAGGGCTACGACCTGGTCTCGGGGTGGAAAAAGAAACGCCACGACCCGATCGGCAAACGCTGGCCCAGCAAATTCTTCAACTGGACGGCCCGGGCCGCGTCGGGCATCCGGCTCCACGATTTCAACTGCGGGCTGAAAGCCTACCGCCGCAAGGTGGTGAAGGCCATCGAGGTCTACGGCGAGATGCACCGCTTCATTCCGTTCCTGGCCAAGCAGGCCGGGTTCGGCCGCATCGGCGAGAAGGTCGTCGACCATCGCGCCCGCAAGTACGGCAGTTCGAAATTCGGCCTCGAACGCACGGTGAAAGGGTATCTGGACCTGATCACGGTGCTGTTTATGACGCATTTCGGGCGTTCGCCGATGTACTTCTTCGGCAGCCTCGGAACGCTGATGTTCCTCATGGGCGGCGGCACGACGGTGTGGATCATCGCCGAGAAGCTCTGGAAGCAGAGCCGCGCCCTGCCCCTGCGGGCGGTTACGGACCAGCCGCTGTTTTATCTGGCGATTTTGGCCGTAATTCTCGGCGTTCAGCTGTTTTTGGCCGGATTTTTGGGCGAGCTGATCAACAGAGGGTCTTCCGAGCGGAACAAATACCTGATCGACAAAACTTTGTAA
- a CDS encoding DUF4199 domain-containing protein, whose protein sequence is MEKKNFWNDAAKYGVIMALVAILFDVLGFYVQNTLLSLLSLVIFVLLLGYLTKRRAERFGARGYGYGQCLGFMVSVMLCAGFIEGAFMGVASNWLFAARYEAMIGPSIAMLENTGFYTGDQIEMMMKLMRSPLVQLFSGMLASAIKGGFFGLFIAAFTKRDPDVFSEGTNQ, encoded by the coding sequence ATGGAGAAGAAGAATTTCTGGAACGATGCCGCGAAATACGGCGTGATCATGGCTCTGGTCGCGATCCTTTTCGACGTGCTGGGCTTTTACGTGCAGAACACGCTGCTGTCCCTGCTGTCGCTCGTCATTTTCGTCCTGCTGCTGGGGTATCTCACCAAACGCCGCGCGGAACGCTTCGGAGCCAGGGGATACGGCTACGGGCAGTGCCTGGGTTTCATGGTCAGCGTGATGCTCTGCGCCGGGTTTATCGAGGGAGCCTTCATGGGCGTCGCCTCCAACTGGCTCTTTGCGGCCAGATACGAGGCGATGATCGGTCCATCGATCGCCATGCTGGAGAACACCGGGTTCTACACGGGCGACCAGATCGAGATGATGATGAAACTGATGCGTTCGCCGCTGGTGCAGCTCTTCAGCGGAATGCTCGCCTCGGCTATCAAGGGCGGCTTTTTCGGTCTGTTTATTGCTGCCTTCACCAAGCGTGATCCCGACGTTTTCTCGGAAGGCACTAACCAATAA
- a CDS encoding L-threonylcarbamoyladenylate synthase, giving the protein MLAKIYEQNPSEKELQRVVDALERDEIIIYPTDSVYAFGCSLRSPKAIERLRRIRGKSEEKFTVVFENIAQVAEYCRVDNAVFRILKRNLPGPFTFVLAASARIPDKALERRRTIGVRIPASPVARAVVGALGCPMITTSVKDDDQVVEYTTDPELIHERYGREVALVIDGGIGDNVPTTVVDLTGDGPEILREGKGELQ; this is encoded by the coding sequence ATGCTTGCGAAGATATACGAACAGAACCCCTCGGAGAAGGAGTTGCAGCGCGTCGTAGACGCCCTGGAGCGGGATGAAATCATCATTTATCCCACCGACAGCGTCTATGCCTTCGGCTGTTCGCTGCGCTCGCCGAAGGCCATCGAGCGGCTGCGCCGCATCCGGGGCAAGAGCGAGGAGAAGTTCACCGTGGTCTTCGAAAACATCGCCCAGGTCGCGGAGTACTGCCGGGTGGACAATGCCGTTTTCCGGATTCTGAAGCGCAATCTGCCCGGGCCGTTCACCTTCGTGCTGGCGGCTTCAGCGCGCATTCCGGACAAGGCGCTCGAACGGCGCCGCACGATCGGCGTCCGCATTCCGGCCAGCCCCGTCGCGCGGGCCGTGGTCGGGGCGCTGGGGTGTCCGATGATCACCACGTCGGTCAAGGACGACGACCAGGTGGTGGAGTATACGACCGATCCCGAGCTGATCCACGAGCGTTACGGCCGCGAGGTCGCGCTGGTCATCGACGGAGGCATCGGCGACAACGTCCCCACGACGGTCGTGGACCTGACGGGCGACGGGCCGGAGATACTGCGCGAAGGCAAGGGTGAACTGCAATGA
- the mltG gene encoding endolytic transglycosylase MltG has translation MRKKILGWGLLAAFVLTAGAGLVLRQQFYGNAVVTERDLYVSARAEYGQVADSLLPQIKHRRAFDAYARRINLAETFKPGHYVLKHGMSVIEIARMLKLGLQTPVRVTINNVRIPAQLAQKLARQIDADSTAIMQALTSKELAAEVGFDSVTLFSMFIPDSYEFYWTVTPGEFVRRMKREYDRFWTSERDAKRKRSGLSRLEVMTLASIVYEETRKSDEMPRVAGVYVNRLKKGIKLQADPTVKYAMQDFGLRRILYRHLKYDSPYNTYVNEGLPPSPICMPGKNAIDAVLNYEKHDYIFFCARPEFDGYHNFAKTLREHNKNARAYSDELNRRKIK, from the coding sequence ATGCGTAAGAAAATATTAGGTTGGGGCCTGCTGGCGGCGTTCGTCCTGACAGCCGGCGCAGGGCTTGTCCTGCGGCAGCAGTTCTATGGAAATGCGGTCGTTACGGAGCGGGACCTCTACGTGAGCGCCCGGGCCGAATACGGGCAGGTCGCGGACTCACTGCTGCCGCAGATCAAACACCGCCGGGCTTTCGACGCCTATGCCCGGAGGATCAACCTGGCCGAAACCTTCAAGCCCGGGCATTACGTGCTCAAACACGGCATGAGCGTCATCGAAATCGCGCGCATGCTCAAGCTGGGGTTGCAGACCCCCGTGCGGGTGACGATCAACAACGTGCGCATCCCGGCCCAGCTGGCGCAGAAACTCGCACGGCAGATCGACGCCGATTCCACGGCGATCATGCAGGCGTTGACCTCGAAGGAGCTGGCCGCGGAGGTCGGATTCGACAGCGTGACGCTCTTTTCGATGTTCATTCCCGACAGCTACGAGTTCTACTGGACGGTGACGCCCGGGGAGTTCGTCAGGCGCATGAAGCGCGAGTACGACCGTTTCTGGACTTCCGAACGCGATGCAAAACGCAAGCGCAGCGGATTGAGCCGGCTGGAGGTGATGACGCTGGCTTCGATCGTCTACGAGGAGACCCGCAAGAGCGACGAGATGCCCCGCGTGGCCGGGGTCTACGTCAACCGCCTGAAGAAGGGCATCAAGTTGCAGGCCGACCCGACGGTGAAGTACGCCATGCAGGATTTCGGCCTGCGCCGCATCCTCTACCGCCATCTGAAATACGATTCTCCCTATAATACGTATGTGAACGAGGGGCTGCCGCCCTCGCCGATCTGCATGCCCGGAAAGAACGCCATCGACGCCGTGCTGAACTACGAAAAGCACGACTATATCTTCTTCTGCGCACGGCCCGAATTCGACGGTTACCACAACTTCGCCAAAACCCTTCGCGAGCACAATAAGAACGCCCGGGCGTACAGCGACGAACTCAATCGGCGTAAGATTAAATAA